The genomic DNA cttgattttgaaaaaaggGGTTGAGTGGAAAATAGAGGTTCCCCTGGAAATATAGAGAGATAAGAGATaaatgcagggtcctgcaGTTCATTATAGCAGCTTGCATATTTAAGATAGCGATAAAAACTCCAACCTGTGTTCCAAAGTTAAAAAAGTTTCTATAGACTTTATTAAGTGATCCTACTACTAGAGTCTAATCTAACAGAAGAATCCAAGATGTTCAGGACCGAGCCCTTAACAGCCTTTCTTGCTTCACCCTCAATCACTCTTTCGAAGTCACAATTACCCAGAATATATtataacaaaataaaagatcAAATAGCAAACATTACCCTCTAACTCCAGTACAATTACTTATTTCgaaccagcatcagctgATTTCGAAGCATCAGCGCCGGTGCTAGCACCGCAGGCTTGTTTCCAGTGCTCTACTTCTTTCCACGCCTGAGCGAGTTCTTGCTTCAAAGCTTTATTAGTGGCCGATAGCTCGGAAATAGCTTGCTCAGTGAGCAGCTTTTCAAGCGTCAGCTTCTCCATATTACGCTGCTCGTTATCCTTAAGTTTCTTAATGTAATCAACTGTCTTTTGAAGGATTTGACCCTTGTGTTTCTCGCAATCAGGAACTATGGTAGCTAGTTCACTGATTCCCTTGTTAATAGCCTCACGTCGTCGTCTCTCGACCTCCTTGTGATTATCACGGCGAATCTTGTGCCATTCTTCACTTCCTGCTGATGGTTTAAACGAGCTATCACCCACTGAGATCGTTGGTTCATGGCCGTCAACACCTGCAGAAGCACTGCCATTTGGTCTGCTATGATCGTAAGGTGATGCTGAGGTTTGGGCCTGACGAGAAACCACTGAAGGATATTCTCCACCATTGGCagatgcagcagctgctaccGCCGCTAATGCCGTGGCCATCTTATTCTCCAGCTCATTCGAGGCGTCATGGGTCTCACCCTGCTGGGCTTCAGTGGTTGGTACAACAGCTTctgaagcagcagtttGCTGGTCATTCTTTAAAAGAGCATCGTCGATATTCGCAGAAGAAGGGTCTTCAATACGAGCTCGCTTTGATGGTGGTTTGTCCATTTCGCAGGTATTCTTTTAGAAAAAACTAAATCTTCTGTTAGCTCGTCATCATAACTACTAATTCTAGTTATGACAAATTTTGTAGCCGGATTCTGTGTCACATATCGAAGGCCATTTTACCATGGTCCAAGATGTTTGAGGATGGATggattgaaaaagaaagaacgGAGATGACGGAAACGGCGACACGGTCATTGCCACACAACAACGGCGTGACAAAGTTCAAAAAGTCCCATCATTCAACCTAAACACATTCAACGTCGACTTGGTTGATATTTCAAGAGCTCTTGTACTTCTTATCTGTTGTTCATATCTTCTGATCACGCGATTTTGTCATGTGATGAAACTTGCTTCAAACCCGTGTGATTCCCGTCGTCACGAGACTTGGAAACGGACAAGGACACAAAATCCTGACTAATAATTCCCACCGACACGTATAATTAATTTCCAATGATTATAAAACACTTACATTAGTATCAGTTAGCAAAAAATTACAATTCTTGCTTCGGTTTCGACTGTTTAACCGAATTCTGGTGTTGCTAGAGCCGCTGTCAAAATTCACGTGAACTGCGTGCGGTATGAACAAAAGAATGTAAGTGTTTCGAGCATCACGGGATCTGTGA from Sugiyamaella lignohabitans strain CBS 10342 chromosome D, complete sequence includes the following:
- the CBF1 gene encoding Cbf1p (Basic helix-loop-helix (bHLH) protein; forms homodimer to bind E-box consensus sequence CACGTG present at MET gene promoters and centromere DNA element I (CDEI); affects nucleosome positioning at this motif; associates with other transcription factors such as Met4p and Isw1p to mediate transcriptional activation or repression; associates with kinetochore proteins, required for chromosome segregation; protein abundance increases in response to DNA replication stress; GO_component: GO:0005694 - chromosome [Evidence IEA]; GO_component: GO:0000775 - chromosome, centromeric region [Evidence IEA,IEA]; GO_component: GO:0000775 - chromosome, centromeric region [Evidence IDA] [PMID 9407032]; GO_component: GO:0000776 - kinetochore [Evidence IPI] [PMID 11070082]; GO_component: GO:0005739 - mitochondrion [Evidence IEA,IEA]; GO_component: GO:0005739 - mitochondrion [Evidence IDA] [PMID 14576278]; GO_component: GO:0005739 - mitochondrion [Evidence IDA] [PMID 16823961]; GO_component: GO:0005634 - nucleus [Evidence IEA,IEA]; GO_component: GO:0005634 - nucleus [Evidence IDA] [PMID 11914276]; GO_function: GO:0003677 - DNA binding [Evidence IEA]; GO_function: GO:0001102 - RNA polymerase II activating transcription factor binding [Evidence IMP] [PMID 20935143]; GO_function: GO:0001102 - RNA polymerase II activating transcription factor binding [Evidence IPI] [PMID 8665859]; GO_function: GO:0000978 - RNA polymerase II core promoter proximal region sequence-specific DNA binding [Evidence IDA] [PMID 7891681]; GO_function: GO:0000978 - RNA polymerase II core promoter proximal region sequence-specific DNA binding [Evidence IDA] [PMID 9894911]; GO_function: GO:0001078 - RNA polymerase II core promoter proximal region sequence-specific DNA binding transcription factor activity involved in negative regulation of transcription [Evidence IDA] [PMID 15302821]; GO_function: GO:0001077 - RNA polymerase II core promoter proximal region sequence-specific DNA binding transcription factor activity involved in positive regulation of transcription [Evidence IDA] [PMID 7891681]; GO_function: GO:0001103 - RNA polymerase II repressing transcription factor binding [Evidence IDA] [PMID 12820973]; GO_function: GO:0001076 - RNA polymerase II transcription factor binding transcription factor activity [Evidence IMP] [PMID 12820973]; GO_function: GO:0001076 - RNA polymerase II transcription factor binding transcription factor activity [Evidence IMP] [PMID 20935143]; GO_function: GO:0019237 - centromeric DNA binding [Evidence IDA] [PMID 11222754]; GO_function: GO:0019237 - centromeric DNA binding [Evidence IDA] [PMID 2057354]; GO_function: GO:0019237 - centromeric DNA binding [Evidence IDA] [PMID 2249662]; GO_function: GO:0019237 - centromeric DNA binding [Evidence IDA] [PMID 9407032]; GO_function: GO:0046983 - protein dimerization activity [Evidence IEA]; GO_function: GO:0043565 - sequence-specific DNA binding [Evidence IDA] [PMID 19111667]; GO_function: GO:0043565 - sequence-specific DNA binding [Evidence IDA] [PMID 19158363]; GO_process: GO:0006338 - chromatin remodeling [Evidence IDA] [PMID 15111622]; GO_process: GO:0006338 - chromatin remodeling [Evidence IMP] [PMID 21131275]; GO_process: GO:0006338 - chromatin remodeling [Evidence IMP] [PMID 2249662]; GO_process: GO:0006338 - chromatin remodeling [Evidence IMP] [PMID 7891681]; GO_process: GO:0007059 - chromosome segregation [Evidence IMP] [PMID 2057354]; GO_process: GO:0007059 - chromosome segregation [Evidence IMP] [PMID 2185892]; GO_process: GO:0007059 - chromosome segregation [Evidence IMP] [PMID 2188087]; GO_process: GO:0007059 - chromosome segregation [Evidence IGI] [PMID 9584087]; GO_process: GO:0061427 - negative regulation of ceramide biosynthetic process by negative regulation of transcription from RNA Polymerase II promoter [Evidence IMP] [PMID 15302821]; GO_process: GO:0000122 - negative regulation of transcription from RNA polymerase II promoter [Evidence IMP] [PMID 10921921]; GO_process: GO:0000122 - negative regulation of transcription from RNA polymerase II promoter [Evidence IMP] [PMID 22696683]; GO_process: GO:1900375 - positive regulation of inositol biosynthetic process by positive regulation of transcription from RNA polymerase II promoter [Evidence IMP] [PMID 17351075]; GO_process: GO:1900375 - positive regulation of inositol biosynthetic process by positive regulation of transcription from RNA polymerase II promoter [Evidence IMP] [PMID 20935143]; GO_process: GO:1900478 - positive regulation of sulfate assimilation by positive regulation of transcription from RNA polymerase II promoter [Evidence IMP] [PMID 7601277]; GO_process: GO:1900478 - positive regulation of sulfate assimilation by positive regulation of transcription from RNA polymerase II promoter [Evidence IMP] [PMID 7891681]; GO_process: GO:0045944 - positive regulation of transcription from RNA polymerase II promoter [Evidence IMP] [PMID 22696683]; GO_process: GO:0061432 - regulation of transcription from RNA polymerase II promoter in response to methionine [Evidence IMP] [PMID 7891681]; GO_process: GO:0006355 - regulation of transcription, DNA-templated [Evidence IEA]; GO_process: GO:0006351 - transcription, DNA-templated [Evidence IEA]) translates to MDKPPSKRARIEDPSSANIDDALLKNDQQTAASEAVVPTTEAQQGETHDASNELENKMATALAAVAAAASANGGEYPSVVSRQAQTSASPYDHSRPNGSASAGVDGHEPTISVGDSSFKPSAGSEEWHKIRRDNHKEVERRRREAINKGISELATIVPDCEKHKGQILQKTVDYIKKLKDNEQRNMEKLTLEKLLTEQAISELSATNKALKQELAQAWKEVEHWKQACGASTGADASKSADAGSK